CAATTACATCTCTAAATTTTCTAAGTTCGGTAACGTCATCACCTAAAACCATTTTATACATTAAGTCCAAATGAGCTTCTGTAACTGGTGGAGTTCCAATTGAAAAATCGTGCGAATTTAAAATATTTGTTGTTTGTTCTTTTGTTTTAGAATCAACAGCTTCAGTATCAATAAAATATTTTAATTTATTCTCAAAATTTTGCTTCTTCTCTCTATATTGAAATGCTTTTGAATCTTCATGAGGAAAAATCATTAACGAGACATCTGAATAACCGGGAATTGATTCTTTTAATTCAAGAAAATATTTATCTATTTCCGCAATCTGTTTTGCTGGATCGATTGGTTCTTCGAAACAAATTCTTACAAAAGTTTTGAGAAGATTTAATGTTTCGTTAGGCATAAAGTTTTCGGCTCTCTCGCCTAAGGATGTAAAAAGATTTATATAATCATGTGCTTCAGATCGCAATTTGATCTTTGGTTTTCCTATTATTTGCATAATAATTCTAATATTATTGTTAAAAAGTTAAAAATAGATTGTAAAAGGTAGATAAAAGTATTTTTTTAGTCATTGACTTTATTAAAAAAATCAACTTATTATGTACCCAAAAAAGAGAAGGAAAATTTGTAAAAATAACTTCTTGCTATAAATATACTTAACTTTTTTATTTTTTTTTCGATAATAGGGGGATAAATTAAGAAAATGAAGTTGTTGATAAAATCGAAAAAAGAATAAATAATAAAATTTCCCCCCAAATTTTAATTTCTTTTTCATCAAAATGCATAAAAAATTATAGGTAATAAAAAAGTATTGACTTTAAAGTCTAAAAACCTTATATACCTTAGATTTTTTTCGCAAATAAGTGACAGTGTCTTAATTTGAGAATATCTATAAATTAACGGAGTACCTTAATTGAAAATCACTAAACAAATAACCAACAGAGAAAGTCAATCGTTGGACAAATATTTCCAAGAAATTGGCAAAGTTGATCTTATTACTCCAGAAGAGGAAATAGAACTTGCCATTAAAATTAGAGATGGAAATAAAGCTGCTTTAGATAAGCTTACAAAAGCTAATTTAAGGTTTGTGGTAAGTGTTGCTAAACAATATCAACATCAAGGATTACCACTAAGCGATTTAATTAACGAAGGCAATCTTGGTTTGATTAAAGCTGCAAAGAAATTTGATGAAACGAGAGGATTTAAATTTATATCCTACGCCGTGTGGTGGATTCGTCAATCAATTATGCAAGCAATTGCAGATCAATCAAGAATGGTTCGTTTACCTCTAAACAGAGTTGGGGAATTGTCCAAAATTTCTAAAGCTGCAAGCATGCTTGAACAAGAGCTTGAAAGAAAACCAAGCGTTGAAGAAATTGCTCAAGAATTAGAAATGAATGTTGATGACGTTGCATATACACTTCGTCATTCGGGCAGACAAGTTTCTGTTGATGCGCCTTTTTCACAAAGTGAAGATAGTAAAAGTAGTCTTCTGGATATTATGCCAAACGAAGATCAGCCGCAACCGGATCATCGTTTAATGAGCGAATCTTTAAGAAACGAAATTGAAAGAGTACTTTCTACTTTATCTGAAAAAGAAGCAACAGTTATTAAATTGTATTTTGGATTTAATACAGAATACACCGCAACTTTGGAAGAAATTGGTGAAATATTAAATCTAACTCGTGAAAGAGTTAGACAAATCAAAGAACAAGCTTTAAGAAAATTGCGTCATGCATCAAGAAGCAAAAAACTTAAAGTCTATCTTGGATAAAATATAATTCGAATTCTTATAAGCGGTTAAGGAAACTTAACCGCTTTTTTTGTGCCTATTAATTCTTGTCTTAATCATAATCTTCATAAAACATTCTCAATTGTTACTCTAAAATTTTCTTTTTAAGCTTTTAAAATACTAACACAGAGAAGCAGAGTAAGATTATGATTATGAATAAGAGTAAGATAAAATTTAAGAATGAAGTAATAATTAAAATATTGTATAATTATAATTCGGATTAGAAAAGAAATTCATTAAAAACATTTTCCTATTGACATTTTCCATAAAAATAATTTATCTTACAATCCATAATGAATAAAATGAATTTAACATACAATAAATCAAATAACTGGGCTTGGTGGTGGAGTATATCTAATACTATGTAACCAGTGAAATATATTAGGAAATTTAAAACCCTTCTTGGTAAATCACTGAGAAGGGTTTTTTTGTTATATCATGATTTTATCTTTTTCTTAATCTTTATCTTACTCTTAAACATACTCTAAAAATAGATTAAGAATAAAAAATTGAAAATAGTGAAAATGAAATGGACATTAAATGAAATTTGCAGAATTTGAAGAACTTTCAAAAAAATATAATGTTATTCCGGTTTATGAAATTATAACAGCAGATTTGCTTACGCCGGTTTTAGCTTATTTAAAAATTAGAGAAAAAAATAATTTCTCATTTTTACTGGAATCGGTTGAAGGAATTGGAAGATTAGCTCGTTATTCATTTATCGGAAGTTCTCCCAAAGAAATTATTCAATCGGAAAATAATCATATAACCATTACAAAAAATGGTAAGGCGGAAAAATTAGAAATTGAACTTTTAGATTATTTACACAATTTAGTTGAAAAATATAATCATCCGCAAATTGAAAACTTGCCAGATTTTACCGGCGGAATTATTGGATATTTGGGATTTGAAATTATTTCAAAAATTGAATCGACAATTCACTTTAATCAAAATTTATCTCAAGAATTTCCAAATTCAATTTTAGGATTATTTGATACAATAATTGCTTTCGATCATTACAAACACAGAATAATTTTAATTGCAAATGTTTTTGTTGAAGAAATACAAAATTCATATTTTGCATACGAAGAAGCAATTTCACGAATTTCAGAAATAAAGAAAAAAATTGTAGAGCCAATTTCTTATCAAAATAAATTTAACACAATTTCTGAGTTTGAAGGAAAAATTAATCTGGAAGAATTTTCATCAAAAATTGAAAAAATCAAAAACAATATTTATGATGGCGATGTATTCCAACTTGTAATTTCAGAAAGATTTAATCAAAAGTATGAAGGCGATTTAATCAATGTTTATAGGGCTTTACGAATTATCAATCCTTCACCGTATATGTATTTTATGGAAATAAATGAAGACTTAACTATTATTGGAACTTCACCTGAAGATTTATTAAAAGTAAAAGATGGAAACGCAACAATATTGCCGATTGCCGGAACCAGAAGAAGGGGAAAAACAAAAGAAGAAGATTTACTGCTTGAAGAAAATTTGTTGAATGACGAGAAAGAAATTGCCGAACATACAATGCTTGTTGATTTAGCCAGAAATGATCTTGGAAGAGTTTGCGAACATAATTCAGTTTTTGTTAGTGAAATGAAAAAGGTTCACAGATTTTCTCATGTAATGCATATTGTTTCTCGCGTTGAAGGAAAATTGCAAAATGATAAAAATTGTATTGATGCATTAAAAGCAAGTTTTCCGGCGGGAACAGTTTCCGGAGCGCCAAAAATTAGAGCAATTCAATTAATAAATGAATATGAAAATGTAAGACGCGGACCATATGCCGGTTCTGTTGGTTATATAGATTTTAATGGAAATTTAGATATGTGTATTGCAATCAGGACTTTTTTTGCAAATAAAAATACAATTTATTGGCAAGCCGGAGCGGGAATTGTTGCGGACAGTAAACCCGAATTGGAATTAAAAGAAATTCAGAACAAATCGGCAGTTTTAGTAAGTGCGTTAAAATTCGCAGAGGAAATTGATGAAAATATTAGTAATAGATAATTACGATTCATTTACATATAATCTTGTACAGCTTGTCGGAAAATTTACAAGCGATATTGTTGTAAAAAGAAATGATGAAATAAATATTGATGAAATTAAAAATCTAAATCCGGATAAAATTATTATCTCTCCAGGACCGGGCAGACCAGAAGATTCAAATGTTTCATTAGATATAATTCGTGAGTTGGGAAAAACCATACCAGTATTGGGTGTTTGCTTGGGTCATCAAGGAATTGGTTATTGTTTCGGATCTAAAATTACAAATGCGCCAAAGTTAATGCACGGAAAAACATCAAAAGTTATTCACGATGGAAAAACAATTTATAAGAATATTCCGCAAAATTTTGATGCGGGAAGATATCACTCGCTTGTAATTGATAAATTTACTTTATCTAAAGATTTGGAAATTACTTCAGAAACTGATGATGAAATAATTATGGGTGTGCGTCATAAGCAATACCCAATCGAAGGAATTCAATTTCATCCTGAATCAATATTAACTCCCGAAGGAGAAAATTTAATTAAAAATTGGTTGGAATTATGAAAGAACAATTGGAAAAAGTAATTGCCGGAGAAAGTTTATCATTTGATGAAGCTTATAATGTAATGTATTCAATAATGAGTGGAAGTGAAAACAACTCTAAAATTGCTTCATTGCTTACAGCATTAAAAATAAAGGGCGAAACCGCTGAAGAAGTTGCTGGGTTTGTAAAAGCAATGCGCGAAAAAGTAATTCCAATAAAATGTGAAAATAAAAAAGTTATTGATGTTTGCGGAACTGGCGGAGATGGATCTGGAACTTTTAATATTTCTACAGCAGTTTCTTTTGTTGTTGCGGGAGCCGGAGTTAGTGTTGCGAAACATGGAAATCGATCGATCTCGAGCAAAAGCGGAAGCTCAGATGTTTTGCATGAACTTGGCGTTGATGTTCAACTTAGTCCGGAATTATCTGAGAAAGCATTAAATGAAATAGGAATTGCATTTTTGTTTGCGCCGCTCTATCATCCGGCAATGAAGCATGTTGCCCCTATTAGAAAAGAATTAGAATTCAGATCAATATTTAACATTCTTGGACCATTGACAAATCCAGCAAAAGTTAAGCGACAAATGATTGGAACATTTAGTGATAAAACTGCACAACTTATGTGCGAAGCTATTAAGCTATTAGAAATGGAAAAAGTTGCTTTTCTCTGCACAAAAAATTCTTTTGATGAAATTACTTTAACAGATACAACAAAAGTATTTGAAGTAAATCAAGATCATTCTATGTATTTCTATTCTTTAACTAATAAGAATTTTAATTTCCCCAAAATTGAATTAGAACACATTCAAGGTGGAAATGCAAAGGAAAATGCAGAAATAATATTTAATATATTTTCTAATAAAAATATTGGTCCGGCATATGAAGTTGTAATTGCCAATGCTGCATTGGCTTTAAAGACCTCCGGAATTTCTGATAATTTAATGGAATGTAAATCAATTGCGGAAGAATCAATAAAATCCGGAGCAACATTAAAAAAATTAATTGAACTAAAAGAATTTGGTGATAAATATAAATGACAATTTTAGATGAAATAATTTCTGTAAAAAAGGACGAAGTAAAATTATTAAAACAAAACTTTACTTTAAGCAGATTTAAAGATTATGAATTTTTCGAAAATAAAAATTTGAGTTTATTTGCATCATTAAATAAAAATGAAAGAATTTCAATAATTGCAGAAGTTAAAAAAGCAAGTCCATCTAAAGGAATTATTAGAAAAGATTTTGATCATCTTAAAATTGCTGAAGCATATATGAATTGTGAAGTAGATGGAATTTCAATTTTAACAGATATAAATTTTTTCAAAGGAAATATTTCTTTTCTAAATGATATTGCAAAATATAAAAATGTTCCACTTTTACGAAAAGATTTTATTATTGATGAATATCAAATTTATGAAGCCAAAGCAAATGGAGCGGATGCGATTTTACTCATTTCAGAAGCTTTGACAAAGAATCAGATCAACGAATTGACAAGCGCAGCTTATGAAATCAATTTAGAAGTTTTATTGGAATTACATTCCGAAGAAGAAATAGAAAAAATAGATTTTTCTCATAATAAAATTATTGGAATAAATAACAGAGATTTGAAAACATTTAAAGTTGATTTAGAAACAACAAAATATATTTCTGAATTAATTCCACAAAAAAATTTAATAGTTTCCGAAAGTGGAATATCAACAAAAGAAAGTATTGATTTTGTGAAATCGACAAAAGCCAAAGCAGTATTAGTCGGTGAGCACTTTATGAAATCCCAGAATATTGAAAATGAATTAAAGAAATTTAAAGATAATTGTTATTATGAAAATTAAAATTTGTGGTATTACAAATTTTGAAGATGCAGAACTTGCTTGTGATTTGGGTGCAGATGCAATTGGATTTATTTTCTACAACAAAAGTAAAAGATTTGTAAATACCGAAATTGTTAAAAATATTATTTCAAACTTGCCGCCATTTATTTTAAAAGTTGGTGTTTTTGTAAATGAAGAAATCAGTATGGTCAATCAAATTATGCGGGAATGTAAATTAAATATTGCTCAGCTGCACGGTGATGAAAATTTTGAATATATTCAGAAAATTCATTATCCAATAATAAAAGCAATTGGAGTTTCACACAATTTTGAGTATAACATTTTGAATGAATTTTCTAATTATAATATTTTACTTGATACATATAACGAAAAGGGATTTGGCGGAACCGGAGAAAAATTTAATTGGTGTTTTATCCCAAGTAAAATAAAAAGTAAAATAATTTTAGCTGGTGGAATTAAAGAAGAAAATCTTGAAGAAATATTTACAACAATTTCTCCTTATGCAATTGATGTTTCTTCATACTTAGAAAAATATCCCGGGAAAAAAGATAAAAATAAGATGATAAGTTTTTTTGATAAATATAATAAACTAAAAAATTCACAAAATATATAAAATTATGAATTACATTTACCCCAATAAAGACGGCAAATATGGCGAGTTTGGTGGAAAATATGTTCCGGAAACTTTGATATTTGCGTTAGATGAACTTGAGCAAACTTATAATAAATTGAAATCTGAAGAATCATTTATTGATGAATTAAATGATTTACAAAAAAATTATAATGGCAGACCAACACCTTTAACTTTTGCAGAAAGATTAACAAATCATTTCGGTAAAGGTAAAATTTATTTAAAACGTGAAGATTTGTGTCATACTGGCGCACACAAATTAAATAATGCCTTAGGACAAATACTTATTGCAAAACATTTAGGAAAAAAAAGAATAATTGCAGAAACCGGTGCGGGTCAACATGGAGTAGCAACCGCAACAGTCTGTGCAAAATTTGGATTGGAATGTTTTGTTTACATGGGTGAAGAAGATATTGAGCGACAAAAATTAAATGTATTTAGAATGAAAATGTTGGGAGCAAAAGTTATTCCAGTAACATCTGGAAGCAAGACTTTAAAAGATGCAACAAACGAAGCTATTCGTGATTGGATTGCAAATGTTGAAAATACACATTATATAATTGGCTCTGTTGTTGGTCCTCATCCTTATCCAATGCTGGTAAGGGATTTTCAATCAATTATTGGAAAAGAAACAAAACAACAAATTTTAGAGAGGGAAAACAAATTACCAGATTTTGTTTTAGCCTGTGTAGGTGGCGGTTCAAATGCGATGGGCATATTTTATGAATTTATTGAAAATTTAGATACAAAATTAATTGGAATTGAAGCTGCCGGTTTTGGAATAAACTCGAATTTACATTGTGCCACTTTAACATTAGGAACAGAAGGAATATTTCATGGAATGAAAACCTATTTGTTGCAGAATGAGTTTGGACAAATATCCCCGGTACACTCAATATCTGCGGGATTGGATTATCCCGGTGTTGGTCCGGAACATAGTTTTTTAAAAGATGAAAATCGTGTACAATATTTTTCAATCACTGATGAAGAAGCATTAAACGCAACATTAAAAATATCAGAAATGGAAGGGATTCTTCCAGCACTAGAAACTTCTCACGCATTTGCACATTTGGAATATTTGATGCCAACCACAAACAAGAATGAAATAATTATAGTTAATGTGAGTGGAAGAGGTGATAAAGATTTAAACACAATTATTGAAAAATTAGGTGATAAAATTTTATGAGTAGAATTAGAGAAAAAATTATTTCCGTGAATGAAAAAAATGAAAAGGCATTAACAATATTTTTAACTGCCGGATTTCCAACTATTGAAAAGTTTGTTGAGTTAGTTTTAAATATTGAAAAAGCTGGAGCAGATATTCTGGAAATAGGTTTACCTTTTGGTGATTCGCTTGCTGATGGTCCGGTTATTCAATCATCTTATACAGTTGCCTTAAAAAATAATGTAAACTTGTTAACTACATTTGAGTTGATTACCGAATTAAGAAAAAAGTCGGATATTCCAATTGTGATAATGAGTTCCAGCAATCCGGTATTAGCTTTTGGAAAGAAAGAATTTGTGAAAAATTGTTTAAATGCAAAAGTTGATGGAATTATTATTCCCGATATTCCGCTTGAAGAATATGATGATTTTTACAAAAATGATTTTAATGCAATTGATAAAATTTTGTTAACCACTCCAACTTCTAGTGAAAAAAGAATTTCTGCAATTGATGAAAAAAGCAGTGGATTTGTATATTGTGTGAGCGTTGTTGGAACAACCGGAGTTCGTGAAAAATTTGATAATTATGTTTTGAAAAATTTAGAAAGAACTTACGCAATTGTTAAAAAGAATAAAATGCAAATTGGTTTCGGAATTTCTTCTGCAGAAGATATTAAGAAATTTTCACCATTTTGTGATGGAGTAATTGTTGGTAGCGCAATTGTAAAATCTTTAGCAAATGATGATAACAATTTTTCAAATACTATTGAATTGGTGAAAGAATTAAAAAATGCAACAAAAAATTATTAAAATTCATTAGCTACGAATGCACATATAAAATATTTTAAAGTCTTTGTTTTCCTTCACTAAATTCTACCCAAATTGAATTTGTTATTTCTTTTGGAAGAAATATACTTTTTCCTTTTTCAATAATCTTATTTGAAAATGTTTTGTCAAAACTGTTATTAAGAATTTTTTTAATTGGAGATTTATTTTCTACCGAAATTGTAATTCCAGTAATCTCATTTTTAACTGATTCAATCAAAATTATTTTGAAATTTGCATTTTTAAATTCTACAATTTTTCCGTTGAAAGTTGGAATTGAATAATTTCCAATTGGTTCAAAACCAATATCTACAAGATCGTGAGCAGTTTTCTTAATATTTTTTGTTGCAAACCAAATTGCAGAAATTCCTTTTGTTTTATTTTCATGTTTCATTTTTGAATTATTCAATTCATTAAATTCAATGAAAAATATTGGCAAATCAGTATTTATATTTTTTGAAGAAAGTGTTGAAAAGTCTTTTCCCTTTTGTAATTCAGTAAAATTTGAATTTACTGAAGTAAAATTATTTTTAAGATTTTCAATATCATCTACTCTTAATGCGAATTGCAAACCATAAGAATTTTTTGAAATTAACTTTTCATATTCTTTGGTGAAATTATCAGTCGGATTTTTTATTTCAATTAATTCAATCTCAGAATTATCCTCAAACTCAATAAAATTATTTTGCAAACCAGATTTATGTAACCTTCCTTTTTTTATGGAAAATCCCAACTTTTCAAAAAAATTGGAAATTTCATGTAAATTATTTGTTCCAATTATAATATGATCTAAAAAAGAATTTTTAATTGACGAATATATAATTGTTCTATTAGTTAAAGAATCATTAGAAAGATTATTTTTCTGATTTCTTAATGTTGTAATTTTTTGCGTTAAGCTATCTGCAGTTTTACTGAGTTCGACTTTTTCTGATTTTATTATATCGGTTTCAGTTAAGTTTTCATTTTTCGATGCTTGAACTTTTTCTGTATTATCACAACCGATAATTAAAATTAGAGAAAAAATATAAATGAGTAATTTTTTTAAAAATATTTTTAACATTTTAAACTCATGAATTTTTACATAATCTAATATTTTAAAATATTGTATTTTGAGCATTTATTTTACGAAAATGTGTATGTCGAAAAAAATATTTATAACATTTATTTTTTTGCAATTCTTTTTTGCAAACTTATACTCACAAAACAACATTCTAATCAATGAGGTTTTATCGTCAAATATAAATAATCTTATTGATCTTGAAACCGGGGAATATGTTGATTGGATTGAGCTTTACAATGTTTCTGATTCTCTTGTAAATATTTCCGGTTACTTTTTAACCGATGATATTTCGGATTCAACAAAATGGCAAATTCCATCAAATACAATTCTTGATTCAAATTCTTACTTAGTAATTATTGCAGATGATAAAAATTATAATTTGCATACCAACTTTAAAATTGATGCCGATGGCGAAACCATATTTCTTATTTCTCCTTTTTATGAAATAATTGATTCGGTGAAATTAAGCAAACAACGTGATGATATTTCTTTCGGAAGAAAAAAAGATAGCATCAATATTTGGAATTATTATGCAGAACCAACTCCTGGTACAGAAAATTTTGGTTATGCAGTAAACGAAAATAAAATTTCTGATTCTCCGAATTTTTCATTGCAAAGTGGATTTTATAATTCCAAAATAAATTTAGAATTAACGACACTATATAATTCAAAAATATATTTTACATCTGATGGTTCTATTCCAAAAATTAATGATAGTCTTTTGTATTTATCACCAATTACAATCGATACTACAACAATAATAAGAGCAATTGCGGTTGATACACATAATTTGCCGAGTGAAATAATATCTCAAACATATTTTATAAATGAAAATACTGAATTACCGGTTGTTTCTATAATTACAGATCCAAAGAATTTTTATGACGATAATATTGGAATTTATACAATTGGTACAAACGGAATTGATTTGTGGGGAGTTAAAGCAAATTATTGGCAAGAATGGGAGCGCCCCGTAAATATTGAATTCTATGAAAATGATAAGAGTTTGGCTTTCAAAGTCAATGCGGGAATTGCAATAAATGGTGCACGAAGAAATATGCTTCAGAAATCATTTAGAATTCAATTAAGAAAAAATTATGGTGATGAATTTATTGATTATAAAATTTTCTCCGAAAAGGAAATTCGAAAATTCTCATCTATTGTTTTGCGAAATGGTGGTTATCCTGAATATAGTTCAACTCATTTTAGAGATGGATTTATTCAAACATTACTTTCAGAAAATATGAATTTGGATTATCAAGCTTATAGACCTTGTGTTTTATATGTTAATGGAAAATATTGGGGAATTTATAATATTAGAGAAAAAAAAAATGAAGATTATTTGAAAGATAATAACGGTGTTGATCCAAATAATTTAGATATTTTAGAAAATAATATGATTGTTGTAGAAGGTGATGATTTACATTATAAAAATATGATCGATTTTCTTGAAATAAATAATTTAAGTATTCAATCAAATTTTGATACAGTAAAAAACTGGATTGATGTTGATAATTTTATTGATTATCAAATAGCACAATTATACATAAATAATTTAGATTGGCCTGCAAACAATATTAAATATTGGCGACCCAAAACTGAAAATGGAAAATGGAGATGGTTGATTTTTGATTGCGACGGTGGTTTTGGATTGTGGTCTACAAGTGATTTTAACTCAATAGAATATGCAACTGATTCAAATAGTACACAATGGAATAATAAACCTTGGTCAACTTTTTTATTTAGAAAACTTTTAGAAAATAGCACTTTTAAAAACGAATTTATACAAAGATTTGCCGCATATCTTAGTTTCTCTTTTATTCCAAGTAAAACAAAATTACTAGTTGATAAATTTCAAAAAAAACTTGAAAATGAAATTCCCAAACACATTGAAAGATGGCTTCCCCATTGTCATCCATCAAATCCGGAATCTATTGATGGATGTGTATTTTCCACAATTGATGAATGGAAATCTAATATTCAAATTCTAAAAAACTTTGCAGATCAGAGAAATTATTATTTGTATAAATATTTAATGGAATATTTTTCCATTTCAGATACTGCTAAATTTGTTATTG
The nucleotide sequence above comes from Ignavibacteriota bacterium. Encoded proteins:
- a CDS encoding VOC family protein, whose protein sequence is MLKIFLKKLLIYIFSLILIIGCDNTEKVQASKNENLTETDIIKSEKVELSKTADSLTQKITTLRNQKNNLSNDSLTNRTIIYSSIKNSFLDHIIIGTNNLHEISNFFEKLGFSIKKGRLHKSGLQNNFIEFEDNSEIELIEIKNPTDNFTKEYEKLISKNSYGLQFALRVDDIENLKNNFTSVNSNFTELQKGKDFSTLSSKNINTDLPIFFIEFNELNNSKMKHENKTKGISAIWFATKNIKKTAHDLVDIGFEPIGNYSIPTFNGKIVEFKNANFKIILIESVKNEITGITISVENKSPIKKILNNSFDKTFSNKIIEKGKSIFLPKEITNSIWVEFSEGKQRL
- the trpE gene encoding anthranilate synthase component I, whose product is MKFAEFEELSKKYNVIPVYEIITADLLTPVLAYLKIREKNNFSFLLESVEGIGRLARYSFIGSSPKEIIQSENNHITITKNGKAEKLEIELLDYLHNLVEKYNHPQIENLPDFTGGIIGYLGFEIISKIESTIHFNQNLSQEFPNSILGLFDTIIAFDHYKHRIILIANVFVEEIQNSYFAYEEAISRISEIKKKIVEPISYQNKFNTISEFEGKINLEEFSSKIEKIKNNIYDGDVFQLVISERFNQKYEGDLINVYRALRIINPSPYMYFMEINEDLTIIGTSPEDLLKVKDGNATILPIAGTRRRGKTKEEDLLLEENLLNDEKEIAEHTMLVDLARNDLGRVCEHNSVFVSEMKKVHRFSHVMHIVSRVEGKLQNDKNCIDALKASFPAGTVSGAPKIRAIQLINEYENVRRGPYAGSVGYIDFNGNLDMCIAIRTFFANKNTIYWQAGAGIVADSKPELELKEIQNKSAVLVSALKFAEEIDENISNR
- the trpC gene encoding indole-3-glycerol phosphate synthase TrpC → MTILDEIISVKKDEVKLLKQNFTLSRFKDYEFFENKNLSLFASLNKNERISIIAEVKKASPSKGIIRKDFDHLKIAEAYMNCEVDGISILTDINFFKGNISFLNDIAKYKNVPLLRKDFIIDEYQIYEAKANGADAILLISEALTKNQINELTSAAYEINLEVLLELHSEEEIEKIDFSHNKIIGINNRDLKTFKVDLETTKYISELIPQKNLIVSESGISTKESIDFVKSTKAKAVLVGEHFMKSQNIENELKKFKDNCYYEN
- the trpB gene encoding tryptophan synthase subunit beta produces the protein MNYIYPNKDGKYGEFGGKYVPETLIFALDELEQTYNKLKSEESFIDELNDLQKNYNGRPTPLTFAERLTNHFGKGKIYLKREDLCHTGAHKLNNALGQILIAKHLGKKRIIAETGAGQHGVATATVCAKFGLECFVYMGEEDIERQKLNVFRMKMLGAKVIPVTSGSKTLKDATNEAIRDWIANVENTHYIIGSVVGPHPYPMLVRDFQSIIGKETKQQILERENKLPDFVLACVGGGSNAMGIFYEFIENLDTKLIGIEAAGFGINSNLHCATLTLGTEGIFHGMKTYLLQNEFGQISPVHSISAGLDYPGVGPEHSFLKDENRVQYFSITDEEALNATLKISEMEGILPALETSHAFAHLEYLMPTTNKNEIIIVNVSGRGDKDLNTIIEKLGDKIL
- a CDS encoding RNA polymerase sigma factor RpoD/SigA; amino-acid sequence: MKITKQITNRESQSLDKYFQEIGKVDLITPEEEIELAIKIRDGNKAALDKLTKANLRFVVSVAKQYQHQGLPLSDLINEGNLGLIKAAKKFDETRGFKFISYAVWWIRQSIMQAIADQSRMVRLPLNRVGELSKISKAASMLEQELERKPSVEEIAQELEMNVDDVAYTLRHSGRQVSVDAPFSQSEDSKSSLLDIMPNEDQPQPDHRLMSESLRNEIERVLSTLSEKEATVIKLYFGFNTEYTATLEEIGEILNLTRERVRQIKEQALRKLRHASRSKKLKVYLG
- a CDS encoding phosphoribosylanthranilate isomerase; the protein is MKIKICGITNFEDAELACDLGADAIGFIFYNKSKRFVNTEIVKNIISNLPPFILKVGVFVNEEISMVNQIMRECKLNIAQLHGDENFEYIQKIHYPIIKAIGVSHNFEYNILNEFSNYNILLDTYNEKGFGGTGEKFNWCFIPSKIKSKIILAGGIKEENLEEIFTTISPYAIDVSSYLEKYPGKKDKNKMISFFDKYNKLKNSQNI
- the trpD gene encoding anthranilate phosphoribosyltransferase, with protein sequence MKEQLEKVIAGESLSFDEAYNVMYSIMSGSENNSKIASLLTALKIKGETAEEVAGFVKAMREKVIPIKCENKKVIDVCGTGGDGSGTFNISTAVSFVVAGAGVSVAKHGNRSISSKSGSSDVLHELGVDVQLSPELSEKALNEIGIAFLFAPLYHPAMKHVAPIRKELEFRSIFNILGPLTNPAKVKRQMIGTFSDKTAQLMCEAIKLLEMEKVAFLCTKNSFDEITLTDTTKVFEVNQDHSMYFYSLTNKNFNFPKIELEHIQGGNAKENAEIIFNIFSNKNIGPAYEVVIANAALALKTSGISDNLMECKSIAEESIKSGATLKKLIELKEFGDKYK
- a CDS encoding tryptophan synthase subunit alpha; the protein is MSRIREKIISVNEKNEKALTIFLTAGFPTIEKFVELVLNIEKAGADILEIGLPFGDSLADGPVIQSSYTVALKNNVNLLTTFELITELRKKSDIPIVIMSSSNPVLAFGKKEFVKNCLNAKVDGIIIPDIPLEEYDDFYKNDFNAIDKILLTTPTSSEKRISAIDEKSSGFVYCVSVVGTTGVREKFDNYVLKNLERTYAIVKKNKMQIGFGISSAEDIKKFSPFCDGVIVGSAIVKSLANDDNNFSNTIELVKELKNATKNY
- a CDS encoding aminodeoxychorismate/anthranilate synthase component II, whose product is MKILVIDNYDSFTYNLVQLVGKFTSDIVVKRNDEINIDEIKNLNPDKIIISPGPGRPEDSNVSLDIIRELGKTIPVLGVCLGHQGIGYCFGSKITNAPKLMHGKTSKVIHDGKTIYKNIPQNFDAGRYHSLVIDKFTLSKDLEITSETDDEIIMGVRHKQYPIEGIQFHPESILTPEGENLIKNWLEL